The Erigeron canadensis isolate Cc75 chromosome 1, C_canadensis_v1, whole genome shotgun sequence genome segment CAAGACCATCCCAAGAAGTGCACCTTAGGCAATTAACTTTTTGAATAGAACACTGCTGGCTTTTTATATGGCTGTCTTTTATTATAGCCTAATAATGTGAAACTCTCCCGAAGTCTAACGGACCTGGACCTTCACTCATTGGGCGGGTACCTTGTCATGCTGACAAACATTATACTCCACGACTCGATAACTTTGATGTTTGCTTATTTGCTATAGCTGATGTGGCAACTATGATATTCAGTTCATGTTTTTGACTACTATAGGTAAGTAAGGCTGCAAGTGAAGTCTTTTTACATTTAAGCATTTATTTGGCAggaaaatatattttagaagTATTTCGTGATTAACCGGGGTCTTGTGTGCATAAGGTGCGCACCTCCCTTATTGCCTCGGAGCAGCTAACGTCTATAAAATTAAAGGACTCCAAAATTGTATCTACCGGAAGTATATATAGTTGAACAGAGTATGATCTAGTCAATTAGAGCAAGGATAGACATGAATTGGCACTAGGTTTGATTTGGTATTAAGGCATCAGCCATGAGGATTAATTAGAATACACCTAAATTTCACTTGAATGCTTCTAAAAAGGACGTATTGTCTAAATATCTCCCTTTCTGCATTAATGTTAAATTTCTCCATCTGCACACCTGAATATTATTTCAGGACACTTTGCTTTTCTTATACGGAGTACTTGCTTAAAATGTTACCAATCCAATTTCTATTTCTCGTAAACAACTTTCTTTGCGTCCTAAAGACCTCTTTTGAAAGAATTGATCCAATTTAATCTTCAATCTTGTTCTTGACAATGGTTATCTACTTATCTGGTATTGTTAGTGTCAGCTAAAAATCAACATCGGTCTAAATTACCAAACACTTCTTGAGCGTGCAACACCATTTTGATCTACTAGATCACCTAGaagtgaaaattttgaaagtttgaGGGCTCTTTAGGTTGTAAATGAAATTGGATACATGAAATAGAAATTGGACCAAAGTTCTCTGCCTTTGGTTAACCGTTGTCCATTGATATGTTAACTTTTCACATCGTACAACATATTTGACATGGCGACTTGTTTATTTCCTTGATTCAATGGGTAATGAACCTTAGACTACATTTAGCAGCATTTGCTGGGCAGACACAGGTAGTGAATCTCCTTTGCAAGAACAAAATGGTAGATGTTGGTGCAGCAGCCATGGATGACATGGGTGCAATTCACTTTGCTGCTCAAAAAGGTCACCTAGAAGTAGTCCGGACACTTGTATCATCCGGGGTCTCTGTGAAATCCGCAAATCGTAAGGGCATGACTCCACTTCATTATGCTGTGCAGGGATCCCACCTTGATCTCATCAAATATTTGGTTAAAAAAGGTGCAAACATTAGTATAAAAAATAAAGCTGGAAAAAGCCCTCTTGACTTTGCAAGCAATGAAGAAATCCGTTCATTGTTGAATTCTCCAAGTGAACCGAAAGAAACAGCTAAGAAGGAAACTGGCTCAAAGACGGAAGAAGGTCAACCGATAGCGGTTTCTGAAGGCCAAAGGGAAGTGGATGCTGAAGGTCAAACAAAGGCTTCTGAAAATGAAGATGACGGAAAACAGAAAGATGAGTCAAATAAGAGGAAGGTTGATGATGTTACTGATGAGTTGATGGTTGAAACAAAGAAGACAAAAGTTGCTCTTAACCATCTTCTAACATCAGATGACACACaagaagaggaggattgaaagGGATGTTCTTTGTAGTCGTATAATGTGAGTAACATATGTTGAACTTTTAGATTTCAGAGGCCAGTATTGTTAGGTTAGTGTAGTAGTCAAATTGTGGAATTTTTTTTTGGGAGTTTGGACAACGATAAAATGTGGGTAATTTGTTAGACTTATTGGCAGATGGATAGTTAAGATAAACATAGAGAATGAGTGATTGAGTGgaatttatttgttaatatttgAAGACACGTTTTTAGGCTCCAAAATTagttacatatatgatatatctatactcttttatatGTAAGCACTCCAGATTCCAGAACATCATACTTACATTGAAAGTGAATTTCAGCATTTGTTGGAATGGTAAAACTTGACTACGGTACTCCTTGGGTCGGTAAGTTACAACACTCCTTGTGCTTAGCTAAATGAACACCATGGTAATGTCCTGCATCATGCTCGATTAGATCAAGTTTAAGCCACCAAGTGCCCGGCCAATGCCCCACACCTTttccatttcaaattttcagTTATGTAATAGGCCTGACAATTTTCTTCTTGCATGATGATaccattttgttttttcaaaatatttatttacaaaCTCAAAATTGAttcaaatctaaaaaaaaaaggtgtctTTAGATTGAAAATGTCAGTATCGATTATACCTTGTGTCCGTGATTTATTCAACTCTCATAAAAGTTAATAATTGATAAAGCTTTTATTGTAGCCAATGTtataggggatgagaatataaggttgtcgggtatctaagcttaggtgttaacatttatatattgttttttttaatccataaaattcatgaggcccatgcatttattcattaaacaagaaataataaaatattagtatgtgaggggttttacacctaagcttaggcgTCGAATAACCTTATATTCTTTTTTcccatgttatatatatatatatatacaattagaGTGCATGTGCAACGcgatataataaatatttacattGTTACATGTGACGACTTTTTATGTTGGTTCATTTTTAAGTATAACTAGAAAAATAACCCGCGCGTTGCCGCGGGATATTTTTTCGGAAATTGAATTTTCTGCTAAGTTTTGGTGACCGAAGTTGAAAATTTAAAGTTATATggtaaaaagttaagaaaacgAAACTTTGTTGACAAAGGGAAAAAATctaaaagttatgtggtgaaaagtaagaaaaatgaaattataatgagaaaagttaaaaaaaatcgaGAGTTATGTGGTATAGAGTAAGCGAGTAAAAATCTtgtgccaaaagtaaaaaaattaaagttatgtgacaaaaagtaaaatgttaaaagtttttgtaataaaaagtaaagagaatgaaaattcgtgacaaaagttagataaacaaaagtttaaaaagtaaataaaactaattttttgtgccaaaagtaaaaagtttatttgataaaatgtaagaaaatgaaactttcgtgggaGAAGTTAGGAAAACGAAAATTTAATaaccaaataaaacaaaactttcgtgataaaaaataaagagaatgaaacttttgtgacaaaagttagaagaATGAAAGTtagtaattaaaacaaaaatctcgtgccaaaagtaaaagaaattaaagttatatgacaaaaagtaaaaggttaaaagtctttgtgataaaaagtaaagagaatgaaaatttCGTGACAAAAGACAGATAAGCAAAAGTTTAAAAGAACCTCGTTATTAAGTTACCAGCATATcaaagttgttaaaaataaaactatccTAGTAATAGATCCACGCGTTGTCGTGAAATACATTTTGTAATTGATAGTAGTATTAGAACACTACAAACATACTTATGTCAAATTCTTGAACTCAAGTCTAAAAATGGCAATAAAAAATGTAGAATTAAAAAGAATAACGTGTAAGAATAATAGTTATAATAAGACAGATTAAAAAACATGGAACAAACtaaaaactatattaatgtatataatgACACCTCTGATGTAACATATTGTAAtactttaaatgttacatgagtGTAAAATGTAATGATGGTTAAAACTattatttactaaaaaaaaagattatatataacagaacaaaaaaaaaagtcaaaatcgcaTGTTTAAAGGTAAATCCGTAAATCTGTTAAACTTGCTTtataaaaacatgagaacctaaaGATTGGTGtgagaaaactaaaaataaaaacattggtgagagataaaagttaaaagatataaactttaggggttaaacataaaatgatacaaaagtcatgttaaaagttaaaaagttaaaactttaGGGTATAAACTGAAAAAtgataaaggtaaaaaaaaagtgttgtaaTTTAAGCTTAAAAATTTGTATTACTAATATGCATAAAGGAGTTGTACTTCTATGCATAGAAGACATGTAAATTCCATGTTGGTTTTTAggtgtgaaaaaactaaaattaaaaacattggTGAGacacaaaagttaaaagatataaactttaggggttaaaaataaaaagacacaaaagtcatgttaaaagttaaaaagttaaaactttaGGGTATAAACTGAAAATTGATAAAGGTAAAAAAGAAAAGTGTTGTAATTTaagcttaaaaacttgtattaCTAATATGCATAAAGGAGTTGTACTTCTATACATATAAAACTTGTAAATTCCATGTTGGTTTTTagaatgtatataataataatgtaatttgtAAGAccgttcaaaataaataaataaaaacaatttaattTGTAAGATTTATC includes the following:
- the LOC122584828 gene encoding protein phosphatase 1 regulatory subunit 12A yields the protein MGKNSNSKQGDIHGAARSGDIVSVQTIINSNPLSVNSRDKHSRTPLHLAAFAGQTQVVNLLCKNKMVDVGAAAMDDMGAIHFAAQKGHLEVVRTLVSSGVSVKSANRKGMTPLHYAVQGSHLDLIKYLVKKGANISIKNKAGKSPLDFASNEEIRSLLNSPSEPKETAKKETGSKTEEGQPIAVSEGQREVDAEGQTKASENEDDGKQKDESNKRKVDDVTDELMVETKKTKVALNHLLTSDDTQEEED